From Desulfobacterales bacterium, the proteins below share one genomic window:
- the cas3 gene encoding CRISPR-associated helicase Cas3', translating into MEYAEFFKTATNSPFSPYPYQERLANEAWPEIISIPTGMGKTAATILAWLYKRVKGDIKTPRRLVYCLPMRVLVEQTSHNASTWIENLAAAGCFPGKDRPGVHVLMGGDIDRAWDMYPESEQIIIGTQDQLLSRALNRGYTMSRFRWPVQFGLLNNDCLWVMDEIQLMGEGLATTSQLQAFRDSINTLLPTRSIWMSATLRSDWLKTVDFADSVQNLNVLEMADPDKASDTFQKRIYASKPLTKAPFEAKEAKKFAAYIIEHHKAGSRTLAVVNTVQRAQALYREIKSKKPAAETVLIHSRFRPQDRTDALSRMMATPGEDGIICVATQVIEAGVDVSSAMILTELAPWSSMVQRFGRCNRDGNEINASVVWVDMDLTKKGAASPYEPDELEESRQLLEKIAPDVQPANIPPPETAPVYQHVIRRKDLIELFDTTPDLAGADIDISRFIRSTDDMDVQVFWRELPEGAPTRDEAAPHRDELCKVPLHGIRQIGDYPKWRWDHLDRQWIRIYAADEIYPGLILLLDSARGGYSKEMGWTGNKADIPDLVTSPTDPAEGNDDDPYTATAWLTLSDHTEDVVQTVNHLLKKLEISNEAMREPLKLAARWHDAGKAHPVFQQALRSEDGAASDSEIWGKTANRNISYERKGFRHELASGIAMLENGLPDLAAYLAVAHHGKVRLSIRSLPHEQYPPNPETRFARGIWEGDVLPEADLGGGVKLPETLLDLSYMSLGDGQKGPSWLSRSIALRDDAEIGPFRLAFLEAILRVADWRASSERLTSDA; encoded by the coding sequence ATGGAATACGCCGAATTCTTTAAAACAGCGACAAACTCCCCTTTTTCACCGTACCCGTACCAGGAACGCCTGGCCAATGAAGCTTGGCCCGAGATTATATCCATACCCACAGGCATGGGGAAAACAGCAGCTACCATACTGGCTTGGTTGTATAAACGGGTCAAGGGCGACATAAAAACGCCCCGGCGTCTTGTTTACTGCCTCCCGATGCGCGTTCTCGTGGAACAGACCAGCCATAATGCCTCCACATGGATAGAAAACCTGGCCGCTGCCGGATGCTTTCCAGGTAAAGATCGGCCGGGTGTTCATGTCCTTATGGGCGGTGATATTGATCGGGCGTGGGATATGTATCCGGAGAGTGAGCAAATAATTATTGGGACGCAGGATCAGTTACTGTCACGGGCGCTCAACCGCGGCTACACCATGAGTCGATTCCGCTGGCCGGTCCAATTCGGTCTGTTAAACAACGACTGCCTGTGGGTAATGGACGAAATTCAGTTGATGGGCGAAGGCCTGGCCACTACTTCTCAGCTTCAGGCGTTCCGCGATTCGATTAACACGCTCCTGCCGACCCGCTCCATCTGGATGAGCGCCACCTTGCGCTCTGACTGGCTTAAAACAGTTGATTTTGCTGATTCAGTGCAAAATCTGAACGTCCTGGAAATGGCTGATCCAGACAAGGCTTCAGATACATTCCAAAAGCGGATTTACGCCAGCAAGCCATTGACAAAGGCCCCTTTTGAAGCAAAGGAGGCCAAAAAATTCGCTGCCTATATCATTGAGCATCATAAGGCTGGCTCGCGCACACTGGCGGTGGTCAATACGGTTCAACGGGCGCAGGCCTTGTACAGGGAAATAAAATCTAAAAAACCCGCCGCTGAAACCGTGCTGATCCACTCCAGATTCCGGCCCCAGGATCGCACAGACGCCCTTTCGAGAATGATGGCTACGCCGGGGGAGGATGGCATCATCTGTGTCGCCACCCAGGTGATTGAAGCCGGTGTGGATGTTTCATCAGCCATGATCCTGACCGAACTGGCCCCCTGGTCCTCAATGGTGCAAAGATTCGGCCGCTGCAACCGGGATGGCAATGAGATAAACGCCTCGGTTGTCTGGGTAGATATGGATCTTACCAAAAAAGGGGCTGCCAGTCCGTATGAGCCTGATGAACTTGAAGAAAGCAGACAGTTGCTCGAAAAAATCGCCCCGGACGTTCAGCCGGCCAACATTCCGCCCCCTGAGACAGCGCCAGTTTATCAGCACGTGATTCGACGGAAAGATTTAATTGAGTTGTTTGATACAACACCGGACCTTGCCGGCGCAGACATTGATATTTCCAGATTCATCCGATCAACCGACGACATGGACGTGCAGGTCTTCTGGCGGGAACTTCCCGAGGGCGCTCCCACACGAGATGAAGCGGCCCCCCATCGGGATGAATTGTGCAAGGTGCCGCTGCACGGGATACGCCAGATAGGCGATTATCCCAAATGGCGTTGGGATCACCTGGACAGGCAATGGATCCGCATATATGCAGCAGACGAGATTTATCCCGGCCTGATTCTGCTGCTTGATTCAGCGCGCGGCGGCTATAGCAAAGAAATGGGTTGGACAGGCAACAAGGCGGATATTCCGGATCTTGTTACCTCACCAACAGATCCGGCGGAAGGAAACGATGATGACCCCTATACGGCAACCGCCTGGCTAACGCTCTCTGATCACACGGAAGACGTGGTTCAAACCGTCAATCATTTACTTAAAAAACTTGAAATCTCAAATGAGGCTATGAGGGAGCCACTGAAGCTGGCCGCGAGATGGCACGATGCGGGCAAAGCCCATCCCGTATTTCAGCAGGCTTTGCGTAGTGAAGACGGCGCTGCTTCGGATTCTGAGATCTGGGGCAAGACAGCGAATCGGAATATATCCTATGAACGAAAAGGTTTCCGGCACGAGCTGGCCTCTGGTATCGCCATGCTGGAAAACGGATTGCCGGATCTTGCTGCCTACTTGGCGGTTGCGCATCACGGAAAAGTAAGGCTTTCCATACGATCGCTCCCCCATGAACAATATCCGCCAAACCCGGAAACCAGATTCGCCCGGGGGATCTGGGAAGGCGATGTATTGCCTGAGGCCGATCTCGGCGGCGGGGTAAAACTTCCGGAAACATTGCTGGATCTATCATACATGTCTCTCGGAGATGGACAAAAGGGGCCGAGTTGGCTTTCAAGGAGCATTGCTTTAAGAGATGACGCGGAAATAGGCCCTTTTCGACTTGCTTTTCTTGAAGCGATTCTCCGCGTGGCCGACTGGCGCGCAAGCAGCGAAAGGCTCACGAGCGATGCATAA
- a CDS encoding NUDIX hydrolase yields the protein MMEPNIPRVGVGVIVLRNGLVLLGKRKGAHGAGTWALPGGHLEYGEAVEHCAKREVKEEAGLAIYPVARGPYTSDVFAEEGKHYVTLFVVARSGPGEPRILEPDRCEKWQWFRWSELPRPLFAPLESLIRTGFVPKDPDRGYEIEKD from the coding sequence ATGATGGAGCCAAATATTCCGAGAGTGGGCGTGGGCGTGATTGTTCTTCGAAACGGACTTGTTCTGCTGGGCAAGCGCAAAGGCGCCCATGGAGCAGGGACCTGGGCTCTGCCGGGCGGGCACCTGGAGTATGGGGAAGCCGTGGAGCACTGCGCAAAGCGCGAGGTAAAAGAAGAAGCCGGGCTTGCCATATATCCCGTCGCAAGAGGGCCCTATACCAGTGACGTGTTTGCCGAAGAAGGCAAACATTATGTCACCCTCTTTGTCGTGGCCCGAAGCGGCCCTGGCGAGCCGCGCATTCTGGAGCCGGATCGCTGCGAAAAATGGCAATGGTTCAGATGGTCGGAGCTTCCCCGGCCGCTGTTTGCCCCGCTTGAATCGCTGATCCGCACAGGGTTTGTGCCCAAAGACCCGGATAGGGGTTATGAAATTGAAAAAGATTGA
- a CDS encoding multidrug efflux SMR transporter, whose translation MQWIFLSIAIVSEVIGTSFLKASEGLTRLAPSVVVIVSYAAALYFLSLTLKTMPVGIAYAVWAGVGIALIALIGWLVFGQSLDAAAVLGICLIIAGIVLLNVFSSSVSAG comes from the coding sequence ATGCAGTGGATTTTTCTCTCAATTGCAATAGTTTCAGAGGTGATAGGGACCTCGTTTTTAAAGGCCTCGGAGGGGCTGACCCGGCTTGCGCCTTCAGTTGTCGTGATAGTCAGTTATGCGGCCGCCTTGTATTTTCTTTCACTGACGCTTAAAACCATGCCCGTGGGGATCGCCTATGCGGTATGGGCCGGGGTCGGCATCGCGCTGATCGCGCTTATCGGATGGCTGGTTTTCGGTCAGAGTCTGGATGCCGCGGCAGTTCTCGGAATCTGTTTGATAATCGCCGGGATAGTGCTCCTAAACGTGTTTTCTTCAAGTGTTTCTGCGGGTTGA
- a CDS encoding glycosyltransferase family 4 protein: MNHYPRLKILHILSQRPDSTGSGVYLQAMLREASRCGHENYLVAGIQCDSPVALENIEAGSCRYITFGETGRLPFSIVGMSDVMPYDSARFCALSKEELDSYEASFSHRLTEAVEAFEPDIIHSHHLWIVSSLTRRLFPDIPMVTNCHGSDLRQFQNCPHLQQRVLSGCRGLNAVMALSEAQKKEIMALYGIPPETIHVVGAGYNESLFIQTAKRASQAVQIVYAGKLSRAKGVPWMLRVLFQIDAKPWHLHLVGGGSGAEKAECLRMAERMGGRVTVYGAISQETLAGLMRRSHLFVLPSFFEGLPLVLLEALASGCRVVATELPGVAELLGDACSVDFIDLAPVPRLINVDEPVREDEEVFEKNLEKALFRQITAAKQQPDIDFAPIEDRLAGFSWPGVFEKIQKIYYQVSLA; this comes from the coding sequence ATGAACCATTATCCCCGGCTCAAAATTCTTCATATTCTCAGCCAGCGGCCCGACTCAACAGGAAGCGGGGTATATCTCCAGGCAATGCTTCGGGAAGCGTCCAGGTGCGGACACGAGAATTACCTGGTCGCCGGCATTCAGTGCGACAGCCCCGTAGCGCTGGAAAATATCGAGGCGGGCAGCTGTCGCTATATAACCTTCGGCGAAACCGGGCGGCTGCCCTTTTCAATTGTGGGGATGAGCGATGTCATGCCCTATGACAGCGCCCGGTTCTGCGCCCTGTCAAAAGAAGAACTGGATTCCTACGAGGCCTCTTTTTCTCACCGGCTCACCGAGGCGGTGGAAGCGTTTGAACCGGATATCATCCATAGCCATCACCTGTGGATTGTCTCCTCTCTTACCCGTCGGCTGTTCCCGGACATTCCCATGGTCACGAACTGTCATGGTTCGGACCTCCGCCAGTTTCAAAACTGTCCGCATTTGCAGCAACGGGTCCTGTCCGGATGCCGCGGCTTGAATGCGGTGATGGCGCTTAGCGAAGCGCAAAAAAAGGAGATCATGGCGCTTTACGGAATTCCGCCGGAAACCATCCACGTGGTCGGCGCCGGTTATAACGAGAGCCTATTCATCCAAACGGCAAAAAGGGCAAGCCAGGCGGTTCAAATCGTCTATGCGGGGAAATTAAGCCGCGCCAAAGGGGTGCCGTGGATGCTGCGGGTGCTTTTCCAAATTGATGCAAAGCCATGGCACCTGCATCTGGTGGGCGGCGGCAGCGGTGCGGAGAAGGCCGAATGCCTGAGGATGGCTGAGCGCATGGGCGGACGGGTGACGGTCTACGGGGCGATTTCTCAGGAAACACTTGCCGGCCTCATGCGACGGTCGCATTTGTTCGTGCTGCCGTCCTTTTTTGAAGGGCTTCCCCTGGTGCTGCTGGAGGCCCTGGCGAGCGGCTGCCGGGTTGTAGCTACCGAACTGCCCGGAGTGGCGGAACTTTTAGGGGATGCGTGCTCGGTCGATTTTATCGATTTGGCGCCGGTGCCGCGACTGATCAATGTGGATGAGCCGGTCAGGGAAGACGAGGAAGTATTTGAGAAAAATCTGGAGAAAGCGCTTTTTCGGCAAATCACAGCTGCAAAGCAGCAGCCGGACATCGATTTCGCCCCAATCGAAGATCGACTCGCCGGCTTTTCATGGCCCGGTGTTTTCGAAAAGATTCAGAAGATTTACTATCAGGTATCTTTAGCTTGA
- a CDS encoding DUF4403 family protein, with protein MRLIKLFIIGFFTVCVLAAVGLVGTRICLAVWFPEQEARRMPKPALKQSTASTVVNIPLFISSDDLRRALAEYVPESYQDTDEDFTDLLIEDRITYDLERGPIDISIVENGFDFSFRVSGVVRARGKINLAVAEIPASSHADVAGRISGRIAFKIKPDWQVEPELNARVEMEEALIPVENFGNISIRSFLEKMLTRKIQKSRQKLVSKVLARDRVRKEVTRAWEQMHRVERVNDFPLVWVRVIPQAVGLMPPTAADDESLELGLKLVLKTEAGVSGTLPAVPVTPLPEAKILEKVSNRFEIRVPFIIETGAINAYLAQEAAGRVHGVTNDFSVTINRAQVLSFADNRLTAILFADFRHEPFGLEASARLYLTGRADYDAPAATIRLTDVTYDAAFSRWWATLVHWTAAPYVRHQLRTRLTFSLDRQIQKADRAIKDLIAELTVPPGIRAELSVKSPGISRLGANHYGVYGGLQLNGSLDAALDFSSDEEK; from the coding sequence ATGCGTCTGATCAAACTGTTTATCATCGGGTTTTTCACCGTCTGCGTCCTTGCGGCTGTCGGCCTGGTCGGCACGCGGATCTGTCTGGCGGTCTGGTTTCCGGAACAAGAGGCAAGGCGCATGCCCAAACCCGCACTGAAACAATCCACTGCCAGCACCGTAGTCAACATCCCGCTCTTCATTTCTTCCGATGATCTGCGCCGGGCCTTGGCAGAGTATGTGCCCGAAAGCTACCAGGATACGGACGAGGATTTCACTGACCTGCTCATCGAAGACCGGATCACCTATGATCTGGAACGGGGCCCTATCGATATTTCCATCGTGGAAAACGGGTTTGACTTTTCCTTTCGGGTATCCGGCGTGGTCAGGGCCAGGGGAAAGATCAACCTTGCCGTGGCCGAAATTCCGGCCAGCTCCCATGCCGATGTGGCCGGACGGATATCGGGCCGGATCGCCTTCAAGATTAAGCCGGACTGGCAAGTTGAACCGGAATTAAACGCCCGGGTCGAGATGGAAGAAGCCCTGATTCCCGTGGAAAACTTCGGGAATATCAGCATCCGGTCCTTTCTTGAAAAAATGCTGACCCGGAAAATTCAAAAGTCGCGGCAAAAGCTGGTCAGTAAAGTTCTGGCCAGGGACCGGGTGCGAAAAGAGGTGACCCGGGCATGGGAGCAGATGCACCGGGTGGAACGGGTCAATGACTTTCCCCTGGTGTGGGTGCGGGTGATTCCGCAGGCTGTGGGGCTTATGCCGCCCACAGCCGCGGATGACGAAAGCCTGGAACTGGGGCTCAAGCTGGTCCTCAAAACCGAAGCCGGGGTTTCCGGCACGCTGCCGGCAGTACCCGTAACGCCCCTGCCGGAGGCAAAGATCCTTGAAAAAGTCTCCAACCGGTTTGAGATTCGGGTGCCCTTTATTATTGAAACCGGGGCAATCAACGCATATCTGGCCCAAGAAGCGGCCGGCCGCGTTCATGGCGTGACAAATGACTTCTCCGTCACGATAAACCGCGCCCAGGTGCTTTCCTTTGCCGACAACCGGCTGACAGCCATTCTGTTTGCCGATTTTCGGCATGAGCCGTTTGGCCTGGAGGCTTCAGCCAGGCTCTATCTGACAGGCCGGGCGGATTATGACGCGCCGGCTGCGACCATTCGGCTGACAGACGTAACCTATGACGCGGCCTTTTCCCGCTGGTGGGCGACCTTGGTTCACTGGACGGCCGCTCCGTATGTCCGGCACCAGCTTCGTACCCGGCTGACCTTCTCCCTGGACCGGCAAATTCAAAAAGCCGACCGGGCAATCAAGGATCTGATTGCCGAACTCACCGTGCCGCCCGGGATAAGGGCCGAGCTCTCTGTAAAGTCCCCGGGAATCAGCCGTTTGGGGGCAAACCATTACGGTGTTTACGGCGGCCTGCAATTAAATGGGTCATTGGATGCGGCCCTGGATTTTTCATCGGACGAAGAAAAGTAA
- a CDS encoding asparagine synthase-related protein, which yields MHTEITVNELDTERFIKEKAEEIKRTVGDGWAINALSGGVDSSTVTMLGHRALGDKLKTVFIENGLMRAGEAEQVVGFFRDLGVPVEVVDARDEFFAALKGVTDPEEKREAITRTFYREVFGRLVRESGAKHLIQGTILTDIDETVAGIKRQHNVFEQLGIDPQAAFGYSIIEPLIQLRKDGVRKVGKALGLPEALFNRIPFPGPALAARVIGEATPERIETVQKATEIVERLLSDCGAFQYMAILHEDRVTGMRDGQRDFGQQIEVRCWESVDARTAAPTRLSFDLLEQLGQEIAAEVPGVVSVTYNIASKPPSTIEAV from the coding sequence TTGCATACTGAAATTACCGTAAACGAGCTTGACACAGAGCGCTTTATCAAAGAAAAGGCAGAGGAGATTAAACGCACCGTAGGGGATGGATGGGCCATCAACGCCCTTTCAGGCGGCGTTGATTCGTCCACGGTCACGATGCTCGGGCACCGCGCCCTGGGTGATAAATTAAAGACGGTATTTATCGAGAACGGGCTGATGCGTGCGGGTGAAGCCGAACAGGTTGTTGGCTTTTTCCGCGACCTCGGAGTGCCGGTGGAAGTGGTTGACGCCCGCGATGAGTTTTTTGCGGCGCTAAAGGGGGTAACCGACCCGGAGGAGAAGCGCGAGGCCATCACCCGCACTTTCTACCGCGAGGTCTTCGGGCGCCTTGTGCGTGAAAGCGGGGCAAAGCACCTCATCCAGGGGACGATTCTTACCGATATTGATGAGACCGTGGCCGGGATCAAGCGGCAGCACAATGTGTTTGAACAATTGGGAATTGACCCCCAAGCGGCGTTCGGGTACAGCATCATCGAACCGTTGATTCAGCTTCGAAAGGACGGGGTCCGGAAGGTAGGCAAGGCGCTGGGGCTGCCCGAGGCGCTGTTTAATCGCATTCCTTTTCCGGGGCCGGCCCTTGCGGCCCGGGTCATCGGGGAGGCCACCCCGGAGCGCATCGAGACGGTTCAGAAGGCCACCGAGATTGTTGAGCGGCTTCTCTCAGATTGCGGGGCGTTCCAGTACATGGCCATCCTGCACGAGGACCGGGTGACCGGGATGCGCGACGGCCAGCGCGATTTCGGGCAGCAGATCGAAGTCCGCTGCTGGGAAAGCGTTGATGCGCGAACGGCCGCGCCGACCCGGCTTTCTTTCGACCTCCTTGAGCAGCTGGGGCAGGAAATTGCCGCCGAGGTGCCCGGCGTGGTCAGCGTTACCTACAATATCGCCTCCAAACCGCCGTCTACCATAGAGGCTGTTTAG
- a CDS encoding efflux RND transporter permease subunit, whose translation MKTAIAWFAENHVAANLLMFFILIAGILTGIGIKLEIFPDTQLDRISISVAYPGASPSEVEEGVVRRIEENVAGLEGIKRIDSVSREGSGSVTIEVMKGWDIKKLLDEVKSEVDRITTMPEEAEEPIVREVTRRMQVISVAIYGNVPETSIKHIAQTVKDELTNIEGITQADIAAIRENEIHLDISEKTLRKYNLTLGAVAEAVARSSLDLPAGSVDAEEGEVLIRTKGRRYYAREYRDVPIITRPDGTRITLGQIAELNEGFADVDLYSRFQGKPGAIINVYRVADQSALEVAQKVRDYVEKVQPTLPHGIQADYYQDMSTILKSRIELLTKNMVLGLMLVSLLLGVFLNVRLAFWVTLGIPISFAFGMMLLPYYDVSLNMISLFAFIMVLGIVVDDAIIVGENVFRQQEAGVGRLRASVDGTLEVGRPVIFSVLTTMVAFWPLLMAGGTMGNLMRNIPLVVILVLLGSLVESLFILPAHLARSKAVQKTGARPKRMMLLLNWVIRKPYRRLVEFCVRWRYATLALGLCALLLTFGVWAAGKIKFTFFPKVEGDVLECRITMPAGTPMQRTMEVVNHLTETAKKMLAEKDEMRPENAPPLVDHTASIIGAQFGRGGAGESGGHVAQIWVQLLEGEKRDISSAALSREWRDRAGKIPDAESITFKSEIHSAGNPVEVHLSLENHDQLLEAADALKNELEGFAGVFDISDSYMPGKMEMQLKLKPNAASLGLTLSDLARQVRHAFYGAEAMRFQRDKNEVKVLVRYPDEERKSLGNVEEMRIQAPDGSEVPFSEVAEVNMERGYASIERAQRLRVIKVIADVNENVTNANEVRQYLENDYLQTLKNRYAGLRFNIEGEGQEQKEVLGDVGKYFIIAIFCIYALLAVPFKSFSQPFIVMAAIPFGVVGAILGHLLMGFNISIISLFGIVGLSGVVVNDSLVLIHRVNDLRKDGFNAHDAVIEGGKLRFRAVILTSLTTFGGLTPMMLEKSIQARFLIPMAISLGFGVLFATLITLLLIPCGYMILEDIHNVKDRFKALTTKQPLW comes from the coding sequence ATGAAAACAGCGATCGCCTGGTTTGCCGAAAATCACGTAGCGGCCAACCTGCTGATGTTTTTTATTCTGATCGCAGGCATCCTGACCGGCATCGGGATCAAGCTGGAAATATTTCCGGATACCCAACTGGATAGAATCAGCATCAGCGTGGCCTATCCCGGCGCCTCGCCATCGGAAGTGGAAGAAGGCGTGGTCCGGCGGATTGAAGAGAACGTGGCCGGGCTTGAAGGAATCAAGCGGATAGATTCCGTCTCCCGTGAAGGCTCGGGCAGCGTGACCATCGAGGTGATGAAGGGATGGGACATCAAAAAGCTTCTGGATGAGGTGAAATCCGAGGTCGACCGGATTACCACCATGCCCGAGGAAGCCGAGGAACCCATCGTCCGGGAGGTGACCCGGCGCATGCAGGTAATCAGCGTGGCGATCTACGGAAATGTCCCGGAAACCTCTATCAAGCATATCGCGCAAACCGTAAAAGATGAGCTCACCAACATTGAAGGGATTACTCAGGCGGATATAGCTGCGATACGGGAAAATGAAATTCACCTGGACATTTCTGAAAAAACCCTTCGCAAATATAACCTCACCCTCGGCGCGGTGGCTGAAGCGGTGGCCCGCAGCAGTCTGGACCTGCCGGCCGGAAGCGTTGATGCCGAAGAAGGCGAAGTCCTGATCCGGACCAAGGGCCGCCGGTATTATGCCCGGGAATATCGTGATGTGCCCATCATCACCCGGCCGGACGGCACCCGGATCACCCTGGGCCAGATCGCCGAGTTAAATGAAGGCTTTGCGGACGTGGACCTCTATTCCAGGTTTCAGGGAAAACCCGGCGCCATTATCAATGTCTATCGGGTGGCGGATCAGAGCGCACTTGAAGTTGCCCAAAAAGTGCGGGATTACGTGGAAAAGGTCCAGCCTACCCTGCCCCACGGCATCCAGGCGGACTACTACCAGGATATGTCCACCATTTTAAAAAGCCGCATCGAACTGCTCACCAAAAATATGGTGCTTGGCCTGATGCTGGTGAGTCTGCTGTTAGGCGTATTCTTAAATGTGCGGCTGGCTTTCTGGGTGACTTTAGGCATTCCCATCAGCTTCGCCTTTGGCATGATGCTTTTGCCCTATTACGATGTTTCCCTTAACATGATCTCGCTTTTTGCCTTTATCATGGTGCTGGGCATTGTGGTGGATGACGCCATTATTGTCGGCGAAAACGTCTTCCGCCAGCAGGAGGCCGGGGTCGGGCGGCTGCGAGCGTCGGTGGACGGCACCCTGGAAGTGGGCCGGCCGGTGATTTTTTCCGTGCTAACCACCATGGTGGCATTCTGGCCCCTCTTGATGGCCGGCGGGACCATGGGGAACCTTATGCGGAACATCCCGCTGGTGGTGATCCTCGTTCTTCTGGGGTCTCTGGTGGAATCCCTGTTTATCCTGCCCGCTCATCTGGCGCGCAGCAAGGCGGTGCAGAAAACCGGGGCCCGGCCCAAGCGGATGATGCTTCTGCTGAACTGGGTGATCCGAAAACCCTATCGCCGGCTGGTTGAGTTCTGCGTGCGATGGCGATACGCCACCCTGGCATTGGGGCTCTGCGCGCTGCTCCTCACCTTCGGTGTATGGGCGGCCGGTAAAATCAAGTTTACCTTTTTTCCGAAAGTTGAAGGCGATGTGCTGGAATGCCGGATCACCATGCCGGCCGGCACCCCGATGCAGCGCACCATGGAGGTGGTCAACCATTTAACCGAAACCGCCAAAAAGATGCTGGCTGAAAAGGATGAGATGCGGCCTGAAAATGCACCGCCCCTCGTGGATCACACCGCCTCAATTATCGGTGCCCAGTTCGGCCGGGGTGGGGCCGGCGAATCCGGGGGGCATGTAGCCCAGATCTGGGTGCAGCTTTTGGAAGGTGAAAAACGCGATATCAGCTCGGCCGCACTCAGCCGGGAGTGGCGCGACCGGGCCGGCAAGATTCCGGATGCGGAATCCATCACATTTAAAAGCGAAATTCACAGCGCGGGCAATCCGGTAGAAGTGCACCTGTCGCTTGAAAACCATGACCAGCTGCTTGAAGCGGCGGATGCGCTGAAAAACGAACTGGAGGGCTTTGCCGGGGTCTTTGATATCAGCGACAGCTACATGCCCGGCAAAATGGAAATGCAACTTAAATTAAAGCCCAATGCGGCGAGTTTGGGCCTTACGCTGTCCGATCTGGCCCGCCAGGTGCGGCATGCGTTTTACGGGGCCGAAGCCATGCGGTTTCAGCGGGACAAAAACGAGGTTAAGGTCCTGGTCCGGTACCCGGATGAGGAGCGGAAATCCCTGGGCAACGTCGAAGAGATGCGAATCCAGGCCCCGGACGGGAGCGAAGTTCCGTTTTCCGAAGTGGCCGAAGTGAATATGGAACGCGGCTATGCCTCGATTGAGCGCGCCCAGCGGCTCCGGGTGATCAAGGTGATTGCGGATGTGAATGAAAACGTGACCAACGCCAACGAGGTCCGGCAGTATCTGGAAAACGACTACCTTCAGACCCTTAAAAACCGCTATGCCGGCCTGCGATTTAACATCGAGGGCGAAGGCCAGGAGCAGAAAGAGGTACTCGGTGATGTCGGCAAATATTTCATCATCGCCATATTCTGTATCTATGCGCTGCTGGCGGTGCCGTTTAAATCCTTTTCCCAGCCTTTTATCGTGATGGCGGCCATTCCGTTCGGTGTCGTGGGCGCCATCCTCGGGCATCTGCTGATGGGATTTAATATCAGTATCATAAGCCTCTTCGGTATTGTGGGGCTTTCCGGTGTGGTGGTTAACGACTCCCTGGTGCTCATCCACCGGGTCAATGACCTCAGAAAGGATGGCTTTAATGCCCATGATGCGGTTATTGAAGGCGGCAAACTCAGATTTCGGGCCGTCATCCTGACCTCACTGACCACCTTTGGGGGACTCACCCCCATGATGCTTGAGAAAAGCATCCAGGCCCGGTTCCTTATCCCGATGGCCATCAGCCTGGGTTTTGGCGTGCTGTTTGCCACATTGATCACCCTGCTCTTGATCCCCTGCGGATATATGATCCTGGAGGATATCCATAATGTGAAGGACAGATTCAAAGCCCTTACAACTAAACAGCCTCTATGGTAG